The window CGGCTCGTACCAGCCGGCGGCCCGCATGGCGTGCACGCACGTCTTTCGCTGGGTGCTGCACCATCTCTCGATGCGTCGCCTGCCCCGCGACGCGGGACTCTTCGTGGCCATGAAGCGCGGCGTCGCGGAGCGGCTCGCCCGTTCCGCGGATCCCCGCCCGTACGTGGTGGGGATGATCGGGCGGGCGGGCGTCCCCGTGCACTCCATTCCGGTGGAGCGGCGGCCGAATCCAGCCGGCCGGTCGGGGTACAGCGGGTGGATGCGGCTGCGCCTCGCCGCCCAGGCCGTGGCGGGGCTGCTGGCCCCTCCCCGCGCGCCGGCCAGCGTCCCGGCGGTGCGCGTCGCGGAGCTCATCGGCGCCCCTTTTCACGAGCCCGCGCCTTACACTCTGGCCGCAAGCACCCCGGCCCCACTCACCACCGAGCCACGATGAACCATTCGACCCCGTCGCTGCGGGAGCACAACCGGCAGCAGATCGACTACTTCGAGGGTACCCTCAAGCGCACCATGGTCCCGACGGAGACGCCGTACGTGCGGCGCCACGTGGACGAGCTCGTCCGGTTCGCGGAGATCGGCCCCGACGACCGGGTGCTGGAGGTGGGGTGCGGGATGGGACGCTACACGCTGCCCCTCGCCCGGCGAGGGGTGAACGTGGAGGGGCTGGACCTCGCCCCCGCTCTGCTGGAGCGGCTGCGCGCCTACGCGGACGGCCTGGAGATCCCCCTCCACTGCGCGGACATCATCGATCATCCGCCGGAGCTGAGGGGGCGATTCGACGCGGTCGTCGGCTTCTTCACGCTGCACCACCTGCACGACCTGGAGCTCTGCTACGCGGCGATGGCGAAGCTGGTGCGGCCGGGCGGACGCATCGTCTTCCTGGAGCCCAACGCCTACAATCCGCTGTACTACATCCAGATCCTCGCCACCCCCCGGATGACTTGGGAGGGGGACGGAGGGATCGTCCACATGCGGCGCAACCGGGTGTTTCGCGCAATGCGCGCCGCCGGCCTGGTGGGGGCGGAGCTGCGCCGCTTCGGCTTCTTCCCCCCGTTCCTCACGAACCGCCCCGCGGGCGCGTCAGCGGAGCGTGTGCTGGAGCGCGTGCCCCTGTGGCGCGCGGCCCTCCCGTTCCAGCTCTTTCGCGGCGACCGCCCCGCCGTGTCCCCGGGGTGAGCTCCGGCTCGCGCGCGGCGAGCGTCACGGTGGGGTGGCGCGCGTGGGCGGCGGCGGGTGCCGCCGTCTTCGCGCTGGCGCTTGCGTTCAGCGCCGCCAGCGGGTTCGGGATGGCGGACGAGGCCTGGTACCTGCGCGTGATCTACCGGGTGCTTGCGGGGGAGGTGCTCTACCGGGACGTCTTCCTGGGGGTCACCCCTCTTTCGGTCTACGTGGTCGCGCCGCTCGCGGCCCTGTTCGGGACGGAAGTCCTGGTGGTCAAGGCCGTAGTGGCGCTCTGCTTCACCGCGTCGGTGCTGACCGGCTGCGGGATCTGCCGGCAGCTCGGCCTCGGGTGGCGCCCCACACTCACGTTCGGCGCTTCGCTGTTCGTGTACCTGCTGCCGGGGGCCACGCTCCTGGGCTCGCCGTACTCCGTGCTCGCGCAGGCACTCCTGCTCGGCTGCTTCGCGTGCGCCCTGCGGTGGCTGCACGACGCGCGGGCGCCCGCCGGCGGGCCGGGGGCGGGGCGGGGCATGCTGGCGGCGGCGGGGACGGCGGCGGGGCTCTGCTTCATGGCCAAGCAGAACATCGGGGTGTTTGCGCTGGCCGCACTGATGGCCACCGTGGTGGTCGCGTCCCGCGGCGCTCGCCCGCGGGCCGTTCTCGGCCGTCTCGCGCTGATAGCGGGCGTCTTCGCGGGCGTGGTGGCGCTCGTGGCCGCTCCCGTGGCGGCGAGCGGGGGGTTGGAGGCGCTCGTCGATTACGGCTTCACGGGAAAGGGCGCCTACGTGCGCGCGGGGCGCATCTCGTATTGGGACGGGGTGGCGGAGCTCGTCTCGGTGCTGGGCGCCCTCCCGGACCGGCTCTCCATGCGCTTCCTCTGGCAGCACCAGTTCGCCCTTCCGTTCGTCGTCTTCCCGGTGATGCTGGCGGCCTGGAGCGGGGCGGAGCCGGAGCGGCGGATCGAGTGCGCCGCCGTGCTCCTCTTCGTGGCCGCGGGATTCCTGGGGGTCTTTCCCCGGGCGACTGCCTCCCACCTCGCGCTCGGGAACCCGCTCCTCCTGCTGGGCCTGGTCCACGGCTGGGACCAGCTCCGCGCCCGCGCCCCGGCTCCGCGTCTGGTGGAGGCGGCCGCCGTGGCGTGGGTGGGAATCCTCCTGGCCGGCACGGCGTACGTGCCGGTTCGGCTGCTGGCCTCGGGCCGGCTCGAGCTCTCGAGGCTTCCCCATTTCCGTGGCGTGGTGGTGGACCCCGGGTTGTCCCGCAGAGCGCTTTCCACGGCGCGGCAGCTGTCGGGCTCTACGAGCGACCGCGAGATCTTTCTCATCACCCCGCACGCGGGATTCTACTATCTGCTCACGGGGCTCGATAACCCGACGCCATACGACTACCCCATGGTGACCGCCTTCGGCTCCCGCGGAGAGGCGCGAGTGGAGGCGATGCTGCGCGGGGGGCGCATCCGGGCCGCGTGCGTTGACCCGGCCATCCCCCCGGTCCTTCACCCCGCCCGTGTGGTGAACGCGGTCCGGGGCCAGCTGCGCTTCAGCCACCCCACGCGGCTCTGCTCCGTGTACGCCGCCCCTGACGCCGCGCGTCCGCCGCGCCGGGCGCGAGATCACGTCCGCCGGCCCGGGCGGGCAGGCGCTGAGTGCGTCGCCCGGGCCGCGTGCCATCAGGCGGTTGCAGGCGGCCACCCCGTTCCGTAGTCTTCCCGCGGCACCTACGCGACACCGCGCGCGGGGCGCCCTGGCCCACGATCGGGAGGACCGCAATCGCGCCGCACGAAGAATCCGCATCCCCCGGCCCCCTTCCGGGCGGCGACGTCGTGCACCTCGTGGCCAGGATGGGCCAGCCATCCAGCGGGCAGGCGCGGGCCGTGTGGGACCTCGCGGCCGCGCAGGGGGAGCTCGGCTGCCGCGTGGCCATCCACACCACCAGCGGCTGGGCGGACGACCCGGTCGCCGACGCCGCCGTGCCGGTGCGCCCCCGCGTCAGGGTCTTCCCCGTCGCCGGACCCGCCTCCATCGGCTTCAGCCCCGCGGCGGAAAGGTGGGCGCGCTCCCCGGAGGCGGCCGGGTTCCCCGTGCTGCACCAGCACGGGATCTGGCAGGCCTTCTCGCGGGTGACCCTCGGCTGGCGCGAGCGGCTGCGCCGGCCCACCGTCGTGGCTCCGCACGGCAGCCTGGATCCGGCGGTGCTCTCGCACTCGCAGTGGAAGAAGGCGCTCGCGAGGCTGGCGTACGAGGGGCGGAACCTCGCAGGCGCCTCGTGCCTCCACGCCACCGCCGCCGGCGAGCTCCTCCAGCTGCGGGAGCTGGGGTTCAGGAACCCCGTCGCCGTCCTTCCCAACGGCGTATCGGAGGCGTGGCTCTCCAGCGTGGGCGATGCCGCGCGCTTCCGCGCCGCGCACGGGCTGTCCGCGAACGCACGAATCCTCCTGTACATCTCGCGCATCCATCCGCTCAAGCGGCTGATGACGCTGGTGGAGGCATTCGGGAGCAATCGCCGCCTGCTGGACGGGTGGGAGCTCGTCGTCGCGGGCCCCAGCTACCATCCGGCGTACCTGCACGCGGTGCAGACGCGCATCGCCGAGCAGGGGCTTTCAGCGCGAATTCACGTCGTGGGGGAGCTGCGCGGTGCCGCCCGCCGGGATGCCTTCGCGGCCGCCGAGCTGATGGTACTGCCGTCGCGGAGCGAGAACTTCAGCCTGGTGGTGGCCGAGGCGCTGGGCGTGGGGGTGCCGGTGATCGCCACGCGCGGCGCGGTCGCGTGGGAGGCGCTGGAGACCGAGCGGTGCGGGTGGTGGGTCAATCCCGATCTCGCTAGCTTGGAAGGTGCCCTGCTCTCCGCCACGCGCCGGACCCCGGCGGAGTTGCGCGCAATGGGCGGGCGCGGGCGTGCCCTGGTACTGCGCGACTACCGCTGGGCTCCCATCGCCCGCCGGACGCTGGAGCTGTACTCGTGGCTGGCGGGCGACGCGGCCCGCCCGGAGTTCGTGGCGGTGGGCTAGACCAGCTCCATCAATCCGGCGGCCGACCGAATTTCCAGCTCCACGGAAGCAGCCTTGAGCATCGCCATCGCCATCACGACGTACCAGCGGCCCCGCCTGCTGGCGCGCCTCCTGGAGAGCATACGGGTCCAGGAGGCGGAGCCCGCGCTCGCTTCGTCGCTGCACGTGGTGGTGGTGGACAACGATGCCGCCGCTCCGGCCCGCCCCCTCGTGGATACGGCACGCCCGGGATTCCCCTTTCCACTGCACTACTCGGTGGAACCCGTCCGGAGCATCTCCCTCGCCCGGAACCACGGGGTGCGGATGGCGCTGGAGCTCGGCGCGCGCTTCGTCGCCTTCATCGACGACGACGAGGAGGCGAGCCCGGGGTGGATCGCCGAGCTCGCGCGGGTCCAGCGCGAATGCCGCGCGGACGTCGTGTGGGGGCGCGTGGTGCCGCGCCTGCCGGAGGGCACCCCCCGGTGGGTGGCGCGGGGGGGGTTCTTCGACCGCGGCTCGTACCCAACGGGAAAGCGGATGACGGTGGCCGAGACCGCCAACGCCCTCGTCGCGGCCCATCTGCTGAGCGCGCCGGAGGGTCCGTTCGACCCCCGGTTCGGGATCTCCGGAGGCGGCGACAGCCACTTCTTCCGCCGCGTGGTAGACGCGGGCGGCACCATCGTGTGGGCGCACGACGCGGTGGTGTTCGAAACCGTGCCCGTGGAGCGGGCGAACGCCCGGTGGATCCTGCGGCGCGCCTTCCGCAACGGAAACGGCTCGGTTTACGTGGAGCGGGCGGTCAGCCCCGCTCGCCGGTGGCTCCCTCCCCGCCTGGCCAGGGCGACGGGCCGCATCGCGCTGGGGATGGTGATGCTCCCCGCGGCTCCCCTGCGCGGCCGGGCACTGGCGGTGGCCGCGCTGCGGAACATCGCGATCGGCCTGGGCGCGTACTCCGGCATCCTCGGCTACCGCTACGTCGCCTACCGGCAGGTCGATGGAAGCTGACCGGGGGCACGCGGGCGGGTCCCTTCGCGGCACCGTGGTGCGGGAGACTCTCTGGAACGCGGCGGGCGCATACAGCGGGCTGCTCCTGGGGCTGGTGGTTACCGCCGTCCTCGCGCGCGTGCTGTCGCCCGCGGACTTCGGGG of the Longimicrobium sp. genome contains:
- a CDS encoding glycosyltransferase yields the protein MSIVIPVYRNADTLAELYRQLARAVGERWSLEIVFVDDACPAGSLEVLRRLAAADGRVAVVALAANVGQNRAVLTGLGYARGKVVVVMDADLQDPPEAVPLLVDALGRGPAAVFAGRRGSYQPAARMACTHVFRWVLHHLSMRRLPRDAGLFVAMKRGVAERLARSADPRPYVVGMIGRAGVPVHSIPVERRPNPAGRSGYSGWMRLRLAAQAVAGLLAPPRAPASVPAVRVAELIGAPFHEPAPYTLAASTPAPLTTEPR
- a CDS encoding class I SAM-dependent methyltransferase, which codes for MNHSTPSLREHNRQQIDYFEGTLKRTMVPTETPYVRRHVDELVRFAEIGPDDRVLEVGCGMGRYTLPLARRGVNVEGLDLAPALLERLRAYADGLEIPLHCADIIDHPPELRGRFDAVVGFFTLHHLHDLELCYAAMAKLVRPGGRIVFLEPNAYNPLYYIQILATPRMTWEGDGGIVHMRRNRVFRAMRAAGLVGAELRRFGFFPPFLTNRPAGASAERVLERVPLWRAALPFQLFRGDRPAVSPG
- a CDS encoding glycosyltransferase gives rise to the protein MGQPSSGQARAVWDLAAAQGELGCRVAIHTTSGWADDPVADAAVPVRPRVRVFPVAGPASIGFSPAAERWARSPEAAGFPVLHQHGIWQAFSRVTLGWRERLRRPTVVAPHGSLDPAVLSHSQWKKALARLAYEGRNLAGASCLHATAAGELLQLRELGFRNPVAVLPNGVSEAWLSSVGDAARFRAAHGLSANARILLYISRIHPLKRLMTLVEAFGSNRRLLDGWELVVAGPSYHPAYLHAVQTRIAEQGLSARIHVVGELRGAARRDAFAAAELMVLPSRSENFSLVVAEALGVGVPVIATRGAVAWEALETERCGWWVNPDLASLEGALLSATRRTPAELRAMGGRGRALVLRDYRWAPIARRTLELYSWLAGDAARPEFVAVG
- a CDS encoding glycosyltransferase family 2 protein codes for the protein MSIAIAITTYQRPRLLARLLESIRVQEAEPALASSLHVVVVDNDAAAPARPLVDTARPGFPFPLHYSVEPVRSISLARNHGVRMALELGARFVAFIDDDEEASPGWIAELARVQRECRADVVWGRVVPRLPEGTPRWVARGGFFDRGSYPTGKRMTVAETANALVAAHLLSAPEGPFDPRFGISGGGDSHFFRRVVDAGGTIVWAHDAVVFETVPVERANARWILRRAFRNGNGSVYVERAVSPARRWLPPRLARATGRIALGMVMLPAAPLRGRALAVAALRNIAIGLGAYSGILGYRYVAYRQVDGS